GGTTGAGTTTAGGTTTTGTAATAGGAGAGTCAAAACCTACATTTGTAACTGCAATTACATCTAGAGCGTTATCTGTTGGAGAATACATCAAGATAAAATCAGAGAACAAAGAAATTTTGGGACTAGTAGAAAGATCCTCTGTATCAAGTGCAGCATTCACAGATGTGAGAAATTTCGATGAGGCTGCAGAAAGTACAGAAATTGCAGAGATGAATAAAAGAGACAAAACATACACTGCCCATATAGGCATTTTAGGATATTTAGAAAATTTAAGAAAAGGTCAATCAATAATTCCTGCAATTCCCCCTATTCCAGGCACAGAAATAACTCAGCCTACTGCACAAGATCTTGAAGAAATTTTTAGTTCCAAAAATGAAGGTTGGGTCAAAATAGGAACCCTGTTAAGAAACAAATCAGTTGATGCTAAAGTCAATTTAGATAAAATAGTTTCAAGACATTTAGGGATTTTAGCAATGACAGGAATGGGGAAAAGTAATCTAGTTTCTCTTGTAACAAAACAAATTTCAAAATTAAAAGGAACAGTAATAATTTTTGATTATCATAATGATTACACATCACTTAACATACCAAAAATCAATGTAGTTGATGCAAAAATAAACCCCAGATTACTTGATGCAGATCAATTATCAGAAGTTTTAGAAATTCGAGATGGGGCAAATGTTCAACAACGTGTATTAAGAATGGCTTTTACAAAACATGTTAAAGAATCAAAAGAATTTTGGAGTAAATTAGAAACTGAAATTGATTTCATAGTAAATTCTGAAGACAAGAAATTAAAAGAAATTAGAACTTCAGCATATAGGGTTCAAGATATTGTCGAAGAGGCACAAAGAAGATTTGAAGATATTCTTGATCCAGATATGGGAGACCCCATAAGTTTCATAAAGGAAGGACGAACAAATATTCTAAACATTTCAGAATTATCAGAAAAACAAGCAAACGTAGCAGTGGCATTTTACTTGCAACAACTTCTCAAAGATAGAAAAGATGCAAGTATTGCAAAACATGCAAGAACAAAAAAAGAAAGATTCTATAGATTCAATTCACCAATTTTTGTCATTATTGAAGAAGCACATGTATTCATCCCAAAAGATCATGACACTAGTGCAAAATATTGGGCAGCAAAAATTGCCAGAGAAGGAAGGAAATTTGGTCTTGGTTTAGGTATTGTGTCTCAGAGACCCAGAAGTGTAGATTTGAATGTTCTAAGTCAATTAGGTTCATTTGCAATTATGAAAATAATTCAGGAAGATGATCAACGTCAAATAGCCTCAGCAACAGAGTCTACTAGCCGTGATTTGATATCCCAATTAACATCATTAAATGTGGGAGATGCAATTCTAGTTGGGCAGTGGACAAATTTACCATCATTAGTTCATGTTGAGGAAGTTAAAGAGAAAATAATGGGAGCAGATCAGAGTGCAGTTAATGCATGGGCAAATGCAGATAAAATGAAAGAGGTTGCAGTAGAATCAACTCAAGGATTAGTTCAAAAAGATTTGTTATTAGATTAAATGTTATTTTCTCACATATCAGATACTCATTTGGGACTAGTGCAGTATGGTTCAGAAGAACGTGCACAAGACGTGTATGATGTATTTAATCAGGCAATCGATACATCTATCAAAGATCATGTTGATTTTGTAATTTTTGCAGGAGATATTTTTCACATTCCAAATCCGAGTGGAACTGCAATAGTACAAATGGGAAACGGTTTAAAGAGATTAAAACAAAATAACATAGATTCATTTTTTATTTTAGGAGAACACGACATTAGTAGAATTAGAAATACACCTATACCATATGTCTATCATAATTTAGAATTTTCAAAATATATTGGTCAAGGTAGACCAATTGAACACAAAGGGATTCTTATTGCAGGATTTGATAAAATTAGAAAAGCAGAAATTCCTCAATATGAAGATAAGTTTGTTGCAATAGACAAGGCTGTTCAGAATCATTCTGGACATAAAATTTTAGTTTTACATCAAGGAGTAACTGAATTTAACAAATTTGCAGGAGAGATACAATCAACAGATTTACCAAAAAACTTTACATATTATGCAATGGGTCATCTTCATGATAAAGACATCAAACATTTCAATCACCTTAATGGACCAATAGCATATCCAGGTTCAATTGAGTTAACTACTAGTGAAGGAATTAAGGAAACAACAAAAGGATTCTTTGAAGTCGACATATCAACTAGTGAAGCCAACACAAATTGGATTCAATTAGATACTAGGCCACAATTTTCGTTTAAAACTGAATATGAGGAATTATCAAAAACAATAGAAGATATTTCGGGCAAAATTTCAGAATCCAAGAAAAAACCAATTGTGGAGATCAAAATACAAGGGAAAGACATAGAAACGGATCACATTCAGGCACAAATTGCACGCCTAAATGCTCTAGTTTTGAGATGTTTTTGGAGAATAAGTACCAAACAAATTTCGGATTCATCAGTACTCATGGATAAACCTAATGTTATTGATGATGAGATGTTCAGGTTATCAGTTGATACTTTAGGTTCTGAAAAAATTGCAAATTTTGCAATAAGAGAATTATTACCAATATTAACAACAGGAGAAATCAAAGAGGCATCACAATTAATTTTTGAAAATTTTGAAAATTACAAAAAGGAGAAAAAACAATGATCACTTCAGTGGAGTTAGGAGATTTCTTAGCTCATTCTGATACAAAATTAGAATTTGAAAATGGAGTTACTGTTTTTGTAGGAGATAATGGTGCAGGAAAATCTAGCATCATTGATGCAATAACATTTGCATTATTTGGACAACATACTAGAAAATCAAATAAAGGCTTGATAAAACGCGGATCAAATGAAGGATTTGCAAAAGTTAGATTTTCTATTAAAGATAAACAATTTGAAGTAGTAAGGAAAATAGATAGTAAAGGAACACTTGCTGCTAAATTTTCTGAAATTAGAGGAAATGATCAAATTGAGATAGCAGCTGGAGAAAGAAAACAATTTGGAGAATCCATGACTGAAGAAGTTGAAAGAACAATAGGACTAAATTTTGAAAAACTAAAGATAGCATCTATTGTCCAACAAGGCGAGTTAAATACCATAATTAATGCCAAACCAAAAGAATTCAAAGAATTACTTAATGCAATTATTGGTATCGATAAACTTGATGTTGCATCTGAATCAATGAAGATAATTAGTAAGGAATTTCGACAAAGAATACAAAATGAAGTAGGTTATGATGATACACATATTGAAATCCTATTACGTGATTTAGAAAGATATGAAAAAGAAATAACAGAATCAAAACCTGAAAAAAATAAATTAGAATCTAATCAAGAAAAAATAAATGCTGAAATCGAGAATTTAAGAAAACAAGTAGAAACAGATACACCAAAAATAGATAAAATTAATCAAATTGAGTTACGAAAAAAAGAACTTTTAGCATATGCAAGGGAGGCAATACGTGAAATTCAACATGAAATTAGTGAAAATGAGCGTAAAATTAACGACTGTAAGGGATGTTTTGAAAACGCAGGTCAAAAAACAGATTTGGAAGTAAAAATTCAGAAAATAGAGCAAGCAATTGAAGAGTCTATTAAAAAAATACAGGAAATAAGCAATCAAAGTATTTCTTTAAAAGAAAAACTATCTTTAGCATCAAAACTTCAACTAAAAGACAACAAATGTCCTGTGTGTGATTCTAATGTAGAAAAACTAAATCCACTTTTTCAAGAAGAGCACTTAAAACAAGAAATTACATCATTAGATGAACAAAGAATTCTAAAAGAAAAGGAGAAAGAGATCTATATTCAAAAAAAGAAAGAGTTTACAAAAAAAATACAAGATGCAAGAGATGCTGAAGCTACTCTAAGAGCTCATTCAATTAAGAGCAAAGAAGATTTAGTGAAAATTCAAGAGTACGTAAATATTAAAAAACAAAACATACAGAAAATTCCACCAACAGGGAATGGTAATTTATTAGAAATTTCACAATTAGATTCACATGCAAAAATGATCTTTGAAAATATTGTAAAACTAGAATCTGAAACTAAAGGATTTAATGAAAAAGAATTTACAAATCTTAAAAAATCAATTAATGAAAAACAAATTGAATTATCTCAACTTGATCAAAAAATTGGTGCAATTTCAGAAAAAATTTTGAAAGGGGAGGAACAAATTAAGAAAATAAAAAATGCCATATCAGAGCTGAAAACTGTTAAAGAATATGTAATCAAATTAGATGAAATTCAAACTAATATTTTTAATAGAGATGGACCTGTTGCAACTAGTCTAAGGTCATGGGCATTAAATACAATATCAATTAAATCATCAGAATACCTTACATTACTTAATACTAAAATTCAAAGAATTACTTTATCAGAAAAAGCAAGAGACATATCAATATCATGTTTTGCAAAAAATGAAGTATTAGATTTAGAATCACTTAGTGGGGGTGAAAAAGTAAGCGTAGCATTAGCATTAAGACTAGGAATGGCAAGTCTTTTGGGAGCGTCAAACCTCAATTTGATGATTTTAGATGAACCAACAACTCACTTAGATGCTGAAAGAAAGAAATCTCTTGTTGGAGTATTGTCTCAATTATCTGACATTTCCAATTTGGAAACTCCTATGCAATTTCTAATAATTACTCATGATTCAGAAATTTTTGAAGATTCTACGGTAGAAAAAATATACAAATTTGAATCATCTGAGAATGGGAGTAAAGTTATTGCACTTTAACTAACATGAATCAGACCAGTCATCCAAGGATGTACCATGCAGAAATAATCATATGTTCCTGCATCATCAAATGTAAAGTCAAAAGTTGATCCTGACATAAACAATCCAGAATCAAAGACACCTGTTGGACCAGCATTAACATTTCCACTAGTTACAGTATGTGCTGCTGAATCATCATTACTCCAAGTAATTTTTCCACCAACTGCAATACTTGCCTCATAGGGCAAATAACATGACTTTGTTTCTTCACATCCAGGACTTCCAGAGCCTTCTGGAACAGATATTGTTAGTGACATTGGCAATGTTTCTGTAATTTCTACTTCAACTTTTGGCATTTCAGGAATGATAGACATTATAGTTTCAACACCAATTGGTTCAGTGATATCATCACCATGTCCCAATCCTTGAACAATTACTTTGATTTCAATTTCAGAGTCACCCAAAATACTTGTTTCATGAATTGGATGCATTCCAGGATGTCTATGGGATTTTGGTTCAGATAAAATTAATTCTCCATTTTGTGTTGCAGTAATATCATAATTTACATGATCAACAATATTGTTATCATCATCTCTAAATTCAACCTCAATTATCAGAGTATCACCAACTAGAGCAGTTTTAGGTAAAATATGTGAATTAACAGTAATTGGTTCAATTATAGGATCAGGAACTATTTCTTTTGATTCTTTAACATGAATAATTCCTGCCATCCAAGGATGGACCATACAGAAATAGTCATATGTTCCTGCTTCTTCAAATGTAAATTCAAAAGTTGTTTTAGACATAAACAAACTAGAATCAAATATTCCATCATGTCCATCAGAAGGAGTACCACTAGTTACAGTATGTGCTGCTGAATCATCATTACTCCAAGTAATTTTTCCACCAACTGCAATACTTGCCTCATAGGGCAAATAACATTCATTATTTGTTTCACATCCTGGAACTCCAGAGCCTTCAGGTATTGAAACAGTAAATGACATTGGCAAGGATGCCATAGAGTTTGGTTGTGTCTCAGGTATGGGTTTAGGAATATCTTCTGGTTGAACTCTTGGTTTTACAATTGGATCATCAACACCACATTCACCTTCATGAACAAATTCAACACCAGATGCATCAAGCATACACATATTTCCATATGTCTTTCCATCAATACCACATACTGGAACATAATCCATTGTACACATTGTGGGTTTTTCTTTAACAGGAATTACTCTTGGTTCAATAATATCAGAAGGATCAGCTGCAATGAATCCTATAGAAATTGATGCTAAAATTCCAACTGCAATAATTATACCATAAGAAAAATTCATCTCATCCACCTGTTAACTTTGCAAACTTTTCGTTCTTACTTAACTTTTCCATAAATTCAATATTAGATAATGCAACAATTGCAGATTCAACGACTGGCTTGTCTGGATCATTTAATGCCTTTTGGAGTGTTTCTTTAGCTTCTTTATTGCCGACAACTCCCAAAGCAATTGCTGCCTCATGTCTTACAAACATGCTAGGATCATGTAATGTAGCATCAGCCAAGGGGGAAACAGAACTGGAATAACACATCTGACCTAATGAAAATGCAGCCTCATGTCTAACTAGTTCATTTTCATCATTTTTCAAAACTTTGGCAATATATGGAACTTTATCTTCACCACCAAAATCAACTAAAATGCATGTAGCTCTTGTTCGAATAACATAATCAGGATGTTCTAAAAGTGAAACAAAATACTCTGTATCTTTTTGCTCATATTTTGATTCCATCTCAGCAAGTAATGCCAATCGATCTTCAGTTACTGCTTGCAATTTGTTTTGAAATTTTTTGTGTCATATATTAGGGTACTCGAGAGTAATTGAAAAATTTCAGAGTTATCTATTTAATGGAAAAAATATCATAATTTACTATGAGTGCAGTGATTGGTCAAAAAGCACCAAATTTTGGAGTTTCAGAATGGGTTCAAGGTGCACCAACTAATTTTGATCAAGAAAAAGATCATATTGTTTTACTCGAAGTCTTTCAAGTGAATTGCCCGGGATGCTTTATGCATGCAATTCCTGAAGCAATCAATCTTTACAATAAGTACAAAGACGAGGGGGTTAGAGTTTTGGGTTTAGCAACTGCTTTTGAAGATTTTGATAAAAATACTTTGGATAATTTGAAATTATTATTAGATACAGGTGAAGTGATTGGAGAAACAAAAGAAGCACTCTCTATGTATGGGCAACTCAAAGACGGAAACAAACTAAATTATAAAATTCCATTTCCTGTAGGAATGGATAATCTTGTAAAAACATCAGGAGAAATAAGTCATGATAAAATTATGCAGTTTATCTATCCACAAATTCCTGAATTTGATTCACAGCCGGAAGATTATAAAAATCAAATAATTCAGCGAGTCAAAGATTACATGAAATCAAAAGAATATTCTGCAGAAACATTTGAAAAGTTTGCTTTGCAGGGAACTCCATCAGCAATAGTAGTAGACAGGAAGGGAATTCTCAGAGATGTGTCATTTGGACAATCAGGTCATATTGATGCATTGATTCAAAAATTGTTAAATGAGGATTAATTTTTCAAATTAAAACAAGTAAAATAGACAAGGCAACAACAATTACAAAACCTCCAATCAAAGCAATTTTAGGATTATCCATTTTTATTTTCTATTTTTTAGAATAATTATCAACAATATTGCAGCAATAGTAATAACGATTGCAGTTACTAGCCATGCAGTAGAGTCAATTATTTCTGCATCATTTTTTATTGAATTTTCAGGTTCAGTAACATCATTTTCAGAAACATCATCCATCTCATTAAGAATAGTAGTACCAAATATTGCTAGTGTATGATTACCAATACCTGTAAAATTCATAGTCACAAAAGAAATCTTATCATTATTTCGAACTTTTGGAAAAAGTTCTTGATCATTTAGGAAAAAAGTAAAATTTCCACTCAAAAGCCCTCTAGGAATTTGAATGTCTGCTAAACTTTTTTCCAATCCACTGTTAATGTAAAGAGTAAGTTTCTTTTGTTCTGCATTAAAATCATATTTTGTAATATCAAAATTTGAAACAGTTTCTATTTCAAAAGAATGTCCACCAACATCAACATCTAAGCGATTAACCAAGCCAGTACTATCAGATAAAAGTTGAGCATAAACTGGAGTGATTGTAAATAATACTAGAAAAACTAAAAAGATAATTTTCAATTATGCTGTATGAGATATTCGATTGTTTATTTCTTTATCTTGTGCAATTCTTGGATGAACGGGATCTGCCAAGATTACTTCAAACCAATAATGCATTCCATCTTTATAGATAAAGTAAGAACCCAAAAGTTTCAAATTTGGATATCGTTCAAGAACTCTTCTTTCTGCAACGGTTTTCATATCATCATCTGCTTTAATTCTTGTAACACCAAGATGTTTTGGTCTTCTACCACCAGTAGGTCTTTGTTTTCTCATACCCCCAGTTCCAACTCTCATCCTAACAACTATGATTCCTTGTTTTGCCTTGTATCCTAATCGTCTTGCTCTCTCTAATCTACTAGGTTTTGCAATACGGGTAACTGCACTTTGTTTACGCCATCCAACTACACGCTCACGTAGTTCAGGTGCATTTTCTTTCCAAAGTCCGATCCACATCTTGTCTTGATGACTAGGCATATCGGGCATAGTTAAATCCCCTTTAATAACTGATTTTGTTGTTTTCAAAAATTAACAGGGTTAACTGGGTTAGCGCAGTTAACTTTGAGAGACTTAAACCAGATAGTAAAAGCCCCTAATGAGGGTTACAGTAACTGTATCAAACTAAACTAAAATACCATGATCTAGTTAAGATTTAAAAAATTATGAGAAAATGTTGGTAGTTCCAGGAGTAATTGTTGTTGAGAAAACAAAGTCATTAAAGTTATCATTTGTGTCAAATCCATCTGGAATACGTCCAATACTGCCATCAACTGTAGAAGAATCTGCGGGTGCTGGCTGACCTTCAGCAGTTGGAATATCAATAAATCCTTCATAACATACTGTATCTAACACAGTTGAAGATGAATCTAACAATAAAACACAATCACCATCAGCACCATTTGGAATTGATAATGAATCTACAATAAAATCAACATTAGGGACAAGTGAATGACCAACTACAAAGTGTTCGCCAGCATTTACAGAACCAATGATAGTGGCAATTGTTGAACCTGCACTACCACTACTAGTAATTGTTTGAAGTGTAAATCCAGTTAAATCTATAGAAGCAAGACCATTGTTATAGATTTCAATGAATTCTAATTCATCAGCTCCTGGTTGATCATAATCTATCTCATTGATTACTAAGGAAGAAGGTTCAGGTTCTACCACTAAAGGACATCCAAAGAAAGGATCAGAAAGAACTGAAAGAGGAGTCTCACTTGGTGGAAGCATTGTTAATATCTCAAAACAGTAGGTATCATATTGCAAAGTTAATGGAAGTTGTGGATCTAGTCTATCAAACAGCAACAATGTTCCAAACTCGTCATATAGTTCAATGTTAAATGAAATAGTTCGTTGAATATTTTCATCTACAATAAATGGAGGAATATTACCAACAGAAATTCCAAATGTACCATCAGTTACTGCTGCACTGTTTCGTTCTCCAGCAGAAAAAGAGCTTCCAGTTTCATCATAGATGATTGTATCTAATATGATTTCACCATCAAATGTAGTAGGATCAATTCCTATACCATATGCTTCACTGGTTAGTTTGCCTTCAAGGAAAATTGGTGAAGAAGGAGTATCTCTTTGGAACAATTCAATATCAAATAATCGCAGACCCCCAGCATCAGATTCAAAACCAGGAGGGGCAAGTAAAGATGAATCAGAAGGAATTGTTACCAGTTGGCCATCAATAATAATCTCAAATACTAATGGAAACAAATGCATAGTTTGATCAAATGGAACAATTTGTCCAATGTTTTCTATTGTGAGTAAGCCATCAACAACATTTGCTGCATGATTTTCAACCCATAATGGAGTTGGAGAACCCAATTCCAATGCACGTAATTCAATTGGAATTATTCCATTTGCTGGAAGCTGTGTGTTTACATCAAATAATGAGCCTTGAATTGTTGATGGAAATCTATCAGATAGTAATAAGCCCTCATCAATATTTCCATCACAGTTATTATCAACTCCATCAGATAATTCTGGTGCACCTGGGAAGATCAATGGATCTGCATCATCACAATCCACATCTATTGTGAATCCATCATTGTCTCTATCAATGTCAGATGCACTATCTAAGACAAATGTATCAGAATTGTTACCAGGTTCTGAATCAGGAGTACTACTAGTCACAATAGCAGTGTTTGATATTTCATTTGGTTCAGAAAGCAAAGTAACAAAAATTTGGATATTCAATGATTCATTTTCAAATGGTCCTATGACATCACATGTTATTATTGGCAGATTAGAAGCATCACAATTAACGGCATTTAATCCAGTAAAAGCTTCTATAGTGTTAAACTCAACTTCTGGAGGCAGAGTATCAATTACTTGAACATTTTCTGCAGTTAATCCAAGATTGTCAACTGTAATTTCATACGCAAATTGTTCTCCGATGCTAAGTAATCCTTGTGGACCAACTTTAGTTAAAACCAAATCTGTCACAGGTACAAAGTCAACAAGCTGAAATGTTATAGAGTCAGAATTGTTTTCTTCAAATATTTCAGAAATGTGTTCTACTGAAGCATTTTGTTGTAGTGTTGGAGAGTTGGATGCATCAAGTTGAAAATCATAGATTATTTGTATAGGAAAATCGGCATCTCCTCCAAGTGGAACAGTATCAATTGTACAAGATAATAATTGTAGTTCGAAACTACAGTTTATTCCCGGATTACTTAAAGAATCAGAAAGTAAGTTAGGTCCAATCAGAGTCAAATCATTTGGAATAAAGGCCTGCATTACAGCATTTTGTGCAGGATTTGGTCCATGATTGTCAATTGAGAAATTAATTGGGAATACATCACCAGTTTGAATTGAGAGTGAATTTACACTAAGTAGCATCTGCAATTCTGCTGCAAATGCATCATCGACTACACCATTACAGTTATTGTCAATTCCGTCTTGGATATCTTCAGTTCCTGGATTAATTGTGGGATCAGTATCATCACAGTCTACATCAGATAGATATCCATCTTCATCATTATCGGTTTGAACAACTGTAATTTGAGAGGATGAAATATTATTATCAGTATTAGGATCTGAGATATCACTGCTGATTTGGACTGTGTTAATTACTACATCTGCAACATATTGATCAACTAGTACAAAGACAGATGTTGCTATTCCATCTCCTGAAGCATCAAGTAATATTCCTGGAAGAGAACATGAAATAGTGTTTGGTTGTATTTCAGAATTTACATCACAAATAGTTGAAAGAGTAGATTCAGTAAATCCACTAAATGATGTTCCAAGTGGGAGTGTGTCAACTACAACAAAATTATCAACATCATCTGGTCCAAGATTAGCTATTGTAACTAAAAATTCAACAGTATCACCTACTACAAATGGACCTTGAGAAATCAAGGTGT
The window above is part of the Nitrosopumilus sp. genome. Proteins encoded here:
- a CDS encoding ATP-binding protein — encoded protein: MSLGFVIGESKPTFVTAITSRALSVGEYIKIKSENKEILGLVERSSVSSAAFTDVRNFDEAAESTEIAEMNKRDKTYTAHIGILGYLENLRKGQSIIPAIPPIPGTEITQPTAQDLEEIFSSKNEGWVKIGTLLRNKSVDAKVNLDKIVSRHLGILAMTGMGKSNLVSLVTKQISKLKGTVIIFDYHNDYTSLNIPKINVVDAKINPRLLDADQLSEVLEIRDGANVQQRVLRMAFTKHVKESKEFWSKLETEIDFIVNSEDKKLKEIRTSAYRVQDIVEEAQRRFEDILDPDMGDPISFIKEGRTNILNISELSEKQANVAVAFYLQQLLKDRKDASIAKHARTKKERFYRFNSPIFVIIEEAHVFIPKDHDTSAKYWAAKIAREGRKFGLGLGIVSQRPRSVDLNVLSQLGSFAIMKIIQEDDQRQIASATESTSRDLISQLTSLNVGDAILVGQWTNLPSLVHVEEVKEKIMGADQSAVNAWANADKMKEVAVESTQGLVQKDLLLD
- a CDS encoding DNA repair exonuclease, producing the protein MLFSHISDTHLGLVQYGSEERAQDVYDVFNQAIDTSIKDHVDFVIFAGDIFHIPNPSGTAIVQMGNGLKRLKQNNIDSFFILGEHDISRIRNTPIPYVYHNLEFSKYIGQGRPIEHKGILIAGFDKIRKAEIPQYEDKFVAIDKAVQNHSGHKILVLHQGVTEFNKFAGEIQSTDLPKNFTYYAMGHLHDKDIKHFNHLNGPIAYPGSIELTTSEGIKETTKGFFEVDISTSEANTNWIQLDTRPQFSFKTEYEELSKTIEDISGKISESKKKPIVEIKIQGKDIETDHIQAQIARLNALVLRCFWRISTKQISDSSVLMDKPNVIDDEMFRLSVDTLGSEKIANFAIRELLPILTTGEIKEASQLIFENFENYKKEKKQ
- a CDS encoding AAA family ATPase, whose protein sequence is MITSVELGDFLAHSDTKLEFENGVTVFVGDNGAGKSSIIDAITFALFGQHTRKSNKGLIKRGSNEGFAKVRFSIKDKQFEVVRKIDSKGTLAAKFSEIRGNDQIEIAAGERKQFGESMTEEVERTIGLNFEKLKIASIVQQGELNTIINAKPKEFKELLNAIIGIDKLDVASESMKIISKEFRQRIQNEVGYDDTHIEILLRDLERYEKEITESKPEKNKLESNQEKINAEIENLRKQVETDTPKIDKINQIELRKKELLAYAREAIREIQHEISENERKINDCKGCFENAGQKTDLEVKIQKIEQAIEESIKKIQEISNQSISLKEKLSLASKLQLKDNKCPVCDSNVEKLNPLFQEEHLKQEITSLDEQRILKEKEKEIYIQKKKEFTKKIQDARDAEATLRAHSIKSKEDLVKIQEYVNIKKQNIQKIPPTGNGNLLEISQLDSHAKMIFENIVKLESETKGFNEKEFTNLKKSINEKQIELSQLDQKIGAISEKILKGEEQIKKIKNAISELKTVKEYVIKLDEIQTNIFNRDGPVATSLRSWALNTISIKSSEYLTLLNTKIQRITLSEKARDISISCFAKNEVLDLESLSGGEKVSVALALRLGMASLLGASNLNLMILDEPTTHLDAERKKSLVGVLSQLSDISNLETPMQFLIITHDSEIFEDSTVEKIYKFESSENGSKVIAL
- a CDS encoding plastocyanin/azurin family copper-binding protein — its product is MNFSYGIIIAVGILASISIGFIAADPSDIIEPRVIPVKEKPTMCTMDYVPVCGIDGKTYGNMCMLDASGVEFVHEGECGVDDPIVKPRVQPEDIPKPIPETQPNSMASLPMSFTVSIPEGSGVPGCETNNECYLPYEASIAVGGKITWSNDDSAAHTVTSGTPSDGHDGIFDSSLFMSKTTFEFTFEEAGTYDYFCMVHPWMAGIIHVKESKEIVPDPIIEPITVNSHILPKTALVGDTLIIEVEFRDDDNNIVDHVNYDITATQNGELILSEPKSHRHPGMHPIHETSILGDSEIEIKVIVQGLGHGDDITEPIGVETIMSIIPEMPKVEVEITETLPMSLTISVPEGSGSPGCEETKSCYLPYEASIAVGGKITWSNDDSAAHTVTSGNVNAGPTGVFDSGLFMSGSTFDFTFDDAGTYDYFCMVHPWMTGLIHVS
- a CDS encoding HEAT repeat domain-containing protein, translating into MQAVTEDRLALLAEMESKYEQKDTEYFVSLLEHPDYVIRTRATCILVDFGGEDKVPYIAKVLKNDENELVRHEAAFSLGQMCYSSSVSPLADATLHDPSMFVRHEAAIALGVVGNKEAKETLQKALNDPDKPVVESAIVALSNIEFMEKLSKNEKFAKLTGG
- a CDS encoding redoxin domain-containing protein: MSAVIGQKAPNFGVSEWVQGAPTNFDQEKDHIVLLEVFQVNCPGCFMHAIPEAINLYNKYKDEGVRVLGLATAFEDFDKNTLDNLKLLLDTGEVIGETKEALSMYGQLKDGNKLNYKIPFPVGMDNLVKTSGEISHDKIMQFIYPQIPEFDSQPEDYKNQIIQRVKDYMKSKEYSAETFEKFALQGTPSAIVVDRKGILRDVSFGQSGHIDALIQKLLNED
- a CDS encoding 50S ribosomal protein L15e, whose amino-acid sequence is MPSHQDKMWIGLWKENAPELRERVVGWRKQSAVTRIAKPSRLERARRLGYKAKQGIIVVRMRVGTGGMRKQRPTGGRRPKHLGVTRIKADDDMKTVAERRVLERYPNLKLLGSYFIYKDGMHYWFEVILADPVHPRIAQDKEINNRISHTA
- a CDS encoding MopE-related protein; the protein is MVRGKIASVLLGVLLLTGFGFTDAFAQSNGNGNANANSNKVLTGEGPPPNQLGNLDDIYIDTNNLDNLVIYKKTGNNFWLNLGSFSGDQGPPGPQGEQGEQGEQGEQGEQGEQGEQGEQGPQGPQGPQGPIGPIGPIGLTGPQGFVGFSTLIDLVSILPGAICEAGGIEVRAGIDSDRNNQLESGEIQASEIICNGIDGQPGVDGEPGVDGEPGIDGEPGPVGPIGPVGPQGPPGENAASGMLCSNQLLLQQQFPAFIVDQECIPTVSEADLVVTNTLISQGPFVVGDTVEFLVTIANLGPDDVDNFVVVDTLPLGTSFSGFTESTLSTICDVNSEIQPNTISCSLPGILLDASGDGIATSVFVLVDQYVADVVINTVQISSDISDPNTDNNISSSQITVVQTDNDEDGYLSDVDCDDTDPTINPGTEDIQDGIDNNCNGVVDDAFAAELQMLLSVNSLSIQTGDVFPINFSIDNHGPNPAQNAVMQAFIPNDLTLIGPNLLSDSLSNPGINCSFELQLLSCTIDTVPLGGDADFPIQIIYDFQLDASNSPTLQQNASVEHISEIFEENNSDSITFQLVDFVPVTDLVLTKVGPQGLLSIGEQFAYEITVDNLGLTAENVQVIDTLPPEVEFNTIEAFTGLNAVNCDASNLPIITCDVIGPFENESLNIQIFVTLLSEPNEISNTAIVTSSTPDSEPGNNSDTFVLDSASDIDRDNDGFTIDVDCDDADPLIFPGAPELSDGVDNNCDGNIDEGLLLSDRFPSTIQGSLFDVNTQLPANGIIPIELRALELGSPTPLWVENHAANVVDGLLTIENIGQIVPFDQTMHLFPLVFEIIIDGQLVTIPSDSSLLAPPGFESDAGGLRLFDIELFQRDTPSSPIFLEGKLTSEAYGIGIDPTTFDGEIILDTIIYDETGSSFSAGERNSAAVTDGTFGISVGNIPPFIVDENIQRTISFNIELYDEFGTLLLFDRLDPQLPLTLQYDTYCFEILTMLPPSETPLSVLSDPFFGCPLVVEPEPSSLVINEIDYDQPGADELEFIEIYNNGLASIDLTGFTLQTITSSGSAGSTIATIIGSVNAGEHFVVGHSLVPNVDFIVDSLSIPNGADGDCVLLLDSSSTVLDTVCYEGFIDIPTAEGQPAPADSSTVDGSIGRIPDGFDTNDNFNDFVFSTTITPGTTNIFS